In Malus sylvestris chromosome 16, drMalSylv7.2, whole genome shotgun sequence, the following are encoded in one genomic region:
- the LOC126607688 gene encoding protein GAMETE CELL DEFECTIVE 1, mitochondrial — protein MQTLKRIATQTELHRLSSTIAKTQFISAANLRAFSSNSKKGGGGDDDWNDAWETAWLPPDLSGNNSRAPWETDVNFSSPESSIVLPSDADPETKAFVEDMNENWNERRKPKEERKQYRQSQSGSSLYSLESLKKDYRVKKQRIHAGLWMKEIEKQEEAKLVDSNSIGGGDDIERLLDSCADIFDSPNNDLENSKAPSASDHKNKPDGWETTSKAAEGNIWEMTQREEDILLQEFERRIAYNKFQIASFIKTHIFSRRRPIDGWKYMIEELGPNARKGKGSVSRLPSLSDASTQPFKEEKTLMSSSSLSSYKER, from the exons ATGCAAACCCTTAAACGCATAGCAACACAGACCGAGCTCCACCGACTCTCGTCCACAATCGCCAAAACCCAATTCATTTCAGCCGCCAATCTCCGAGCCTTTTCCTCCAACTCAAAGAAAGGCGGCGGCGGCGACGACGACTGGAACGACGCGTGGGAGACGGCGTGGCTCCCACCCGACCTCTCGGGAAACAACAGCAGAGCTCCATGGGAGACCGACGTCAATTTCTCGTCTCCCGAGTCGAGCATCGTGCTTCCGTCGGACGCCGACCCCGAGACGAAGGCGTTCGTGGAGGACATGAATGAGAATTGGAACGAGAGGCGGAAACCCAAAGAGGAAAGGAAGCAGTATCGGCAGAGCCAGAGTGGGTCGTCGCTTTATAGCTTGGAGAGCTTGAAGAAGGACTATCGGGTGAAGAAACAGAGGATTCACGCTGGCCTTTGGATGAAGGAGATTGAGAAGCAGGAGGAGGCTAAATTGGTCGACTCGAATTCGATTGGCGGGGGTGACGACATCGAGCGATTGCTCGATAGTTGCGCTGA CATTTTTGACTCCCCTAACAACGATTTGGAGAACTCTAAAGCTCCGAGTGCTTCTGACCACAAAAACAAACCTGATGGTTGGGAAACTACATCCAAGGCTGCAGAGGGAAATATATGGGAGATGACACAGAGAGAAGAAGATATACTTCTTCAAGAGTTTGAGCGTCGGATTGCATACAATAAATTTCAG ATTGCTAGTTTTATCAAGACTCACATATTTAGCCGGAGGAGACCAATTGATGGGTGGAAATACATGATAGAGGAGTTAGGGCCAAATGCGAGGAAAGGAAAGGGTTCTGTTTCCAGGCTACCAAGTCTATCCGATGCGTCAACCCAACCCTTCAAGGAGGAGAAGACTCTGATGAGCAGCAGCAGTCTTTCATCCTATAAGGAAAGGTAG
- the LOC126607686 gene encoding PH, RCC1 and FYVE domains-containing protein 1-like produces the protein MASPQRNGPVERDIDQAITALKKGATLLKYGRRGKPKFCSFRLSNDEALLIWYSGKKEKHLKLGHVSTILPGQRTAIFQRYPQPEKEYQSFSLLYNDRSLNLICKDKNEAEVWLVGLKAIITRGNYRNWRSESRLEGTSIDSPHARTRRHSPSRTPFCIGDPVDTEGVPLENIHQSRLGQAFADIISYTANPKSATQAESVSNASLSPVSVDNSNGRNSASEAFRVSLSSAVSSSSQGSCQDDFDALGDVLIWGEGVGGGVLGGGVDRVGSSYGSRTDALLPKVLQSTVVVDVHGIACGARHAVLVTKQGEIFSWGEELGGRLGHGVDTDVSHPKLIDTLSGMNVELVACGEYHTCAVTLSGDLYTWGDGIHNFGLLGHGSEVSHWIPKKVCGHLEGIHISYIACGPWHTAAVTSGGQLFTFGDDTFGALGHGDHSSTSTPREVETLRGLRTTRIACGIWHTAAVVEVMNESSYPETSGNSSYGKLYTWGAGDKGRLGHGDEQSKLVPECVAALIDKNICQVACGHNLTVGLTTSGQVYTMGSAAYGQLGNPSADGKVPTLVEGKIADSFVEEIACGSYHVAVLTSKTEVYTWGRGSNGQLGHGDNDHRHTPTLVDCMKDKEVKSVACGPNLTAVICLHKWVSNADHSVCSDCHNPFGFRRKRHNCYNCGLVFCKACSSKKSLKAALAPDMNKPFRVCDECYSKLKKAAEASSAVRSPTIRSPNMCPKSNEVTDKENLIPMLRATLSRLSSFGSNNQSESKQLKQERKPEVRDNRVFPVLTGPLQLGGFNLTKASTPLTGDSEKVISPSVPASKKASRYTSPVSGRSSQRGSSEKIILEDSKLINGSLSQEIIHLRTQVEDLTLKSQHLEAELQRTSKKLKDVSAIATDEAEKRKSAKEVIKSLTAQLKEMSERMPEGEISHCNTGSISHAISFRNQLSKEPSLSNIITSQTLSNGNSMDRILANGTKSPTGKSERVLQDEPGVYITLRSLPGGSNELVRVRFSRRHFTEEAAERWWAENGAKLCEQHNIKGAE, from the exons GCCATAACAGCACTTAAGAAGGGTGCAACTTTGTTAAAATATGGACGCAGAGGGAAGCCGAAATTCTGCTCATTTCGGCTTTCTAAT GACGAGGCTCTGTTGATATGGTACTCTGGCAAAAAAGAAAAGCACCTTAAACTTGGTCATGTTTCGACAATTCTTCCTGGCCAGCGTACT GCAATATTTCAGCGGTATCCACAGCCTGAAAAGGAGTATCAATCATTTTCACTCCTGTACAACGATAGGTCCTTGAACTTG ATATGTAAAGACAAGAATGAAGCTGAAGTTTGGCttgttggtcttaaggcaataATCACTCGAGGTAACTATCGGAACTGGAGAAGCGAATCAAGATTGGAGGGCACATCAATAGATAGTCCCCATGCTCGTACTCGACGACATTCTCCATCAAGGACACCATTCTGTATTGGG GATCCAGTAGATACTGAGGGAGTTCCTTTGGAGAATATCCATCAGAGTAGATTAGGACAAGCATTCGCTGACATAATATCTTATACTGCCAACCCCAAGAGTGCCACACAAGCTGAATCAGTCTCGAATGCGTCATTATCACCTGTATCTGTGGATAACTCCAATGGTCGAAATTCTGCTTCTGAAGCATTTCGGGTTAGTTTATCTAGTGCTGTAAGCTCGTCTAGTCAAGGTTCTTGTCAAGATGATTTTGATGCTTTAGGAGATGTTTTAATTTGGGGTGAAGGTGTTGGTGGTGGAGTACTTGGAGGCGGTGTGGATAGAGTAGGGAGCTCATATGGTTCCAGGACGGATGCTCTTCTGCCTAAGGTATTGCAATCAACAGTGGTCGTAGATGTTCACGGAATTGCTTGTGGTGCCAGACATGCTGTTTTGGTCACCAAGCAAGGGGAAATCTTCAGCTGGGGAGAGGAGTTAGGAGGCAGACTTGGTCATGGTGTCGATACAGATGTTTCCCACCCAAAGCTCATTGACACTCTTAGTGGGATGAATGTTGAATTAGTGGCATGTGGGGAATATCACACTTGTGCTGTTACACTTTCTGGAGATCTCTATACATGGGGTGATGGTATTCATAATTTTGGCCTGCTTGGGCATGGAAGTGAAGTTAGTCACTGGATTCCCAAAAAGGTATGCGGTCACTTGGAAGGTATACACATATCCTATATAGCTTGTGGACCGTGGCATACAGCTGCAGTGACATCTGGTGGCCAGTTATTTACCTTTGGAGATGATACTTTTGGTGCCTTAGGGCATGGGGATCACAGTAGCACAAGTACGCCACGGGAGGTGGAAACTTTGCGTGGGCTAAGAACAACAAGGATTGCTTGTGGTATTTGGCACACTGCTGCAGTCGTTGAAGTAATGAACGAATCATCTTACCCTGAGACTTCTGGTAACTCTTCATATGGGAAGCTCTACACTTGGGGTGCTGGTGATAAAGGCCGACTTGGACATGGTGATGAACAATCTAAACTAGTTCCTGAATGCGTAGCTGCATTGATTGATAAAAACATCTGTCAGGTAGCCTGCGGCCATAATCTCACAGTTGGGCTTACAACCTCGGGACAAGTATATACGATGGGAAGTGCTGCTTATGGACAGCTTGGAAATCCTTCAGCTGATGGGAAAGTTCCCACCCTTGTCGAGGGTAAAATTGCAGATAGTTTTGTTGAAGAAATTGCCTGTGGTTCTTATCATGTTGCAGTTTTGACTTCCAAGACAGAGGTTTATACTTGGGGAAGGGGTTCAAACGGGCAACTAGGCCATGGAGACAATGATCACAGACATACGCCTACCCTCGTTGATTGTATGAAGGATAAAGAAGTAAAGAGTGTAGCATGTGGTCCAAACCTAACGGCGGTCATTTGTCTTCATAAATGGGTATCAAATGCTGACCATTCCGTTTGCTCTGATTGTCACAATCCCTTTGGTTTCAGAAGAAAACGTCACAATTGTTACAACTGTGGGTTAGTATTCTGCAAAGCATGCAGCAGCAAGAAATCTCTGAAAGCTGCCTTGGCTCCAGATATGAACAAGCCATTTCGGGTGTGCGACGAGTGTTATAGTAAACTGAAGAAGGCTGCAGAAGCCAGTTCTGCTGTGCGAAGTCCTACAATTAGAAGTCCAAATATGTGTCCTAAATCCAATGAGGTGACAGATAAAGAGAATCTGATCCCTATGCTACGGGCAACACTCTCCAGACTCTCATCTTTTGGCTCAAACAACCAGAGCGAAAGCAAGCAGCTTAAGCAAGAAAGAAAACCAGAAGTGCGTGATAATCGTGTCTTCCCAGTGTTGACTGGACCTTTGCAGTTAGGGGGTTTTAATTTAACAAAGGCATCAACTCCTCTCACTGGAGATTCAGAAAAAGTTATTTCGCCTTCAGTTCCTGCCTCTAAAAAGGCTTCTCGGTACACATCTCCTGTTTCAGGAAGGTCAAGTCAACGCGGATCTTCTGAAAAAATCATTCTTGAGGATTCAAAGCTTATAAATGGAAGTTTGAGCCAAGAAATCATACATTTAAGGACACAG GTAGAAGACCTTACACTCAAATCCCAACATCTTGAAGCTGAACTTCAACGAACATCAAAGAAATTGAAGGATGTCTCTGCAATAGCCACAGATGAAGCTGAAAAACGCAAATCTGCTAAAGAAGTTATCAAGTCTCTAACTGCTCAG TTGAAGGAGATGTCTGAAAGAATGCCTGAAGGAGAGATCAGTCACTGCAACACAGGTTCTATTTCTCATGCAATCAGCTTTCGAAACCAGTTATCCAAAGAGCCCTCTCTGTCAAACATAATTACTTCGCAAACTTTATCCAACGGCAATTCAATGGATCGAATCTTAGCTAATGGAACTAAATCACCAACCGGAAAGTCAGAGCGGGTGCTACAAGATGAACCTGGTGTATATATAACTCTACGCTCCTTGCCAGGCGGCAGTAATGAGCTCGTGCGTGTTCGCTTCAG TCGGAGACATTTCACTGAAGAAGCGGCGGAGAGATGGTGGGCTGAAAATGGGGCAAAGTTATGTGAGCAGCACAATATAAAAGGTGCAGAGTAA
- the LOC126607767 gene encoding F-box/kelch-repeat protein SKIP11-like, protein MLEDRSCLLSRVFPSFCQPESEWPYMTYRRLEDIANGKRPLGFDGSEDDEEHRERKLCKLLDCCDMVETDMNQSSCEQSDDQQHSGVPSDSDNLIHRIGRDNSISCLIRCSRSDYGLIASLNQSFRSLVRSGELYKLRRQNDVTEHWIYFSCDLLEWEAFDPNSGRWMHLPRMISNECFMCSDKESCAVGTELLVFGKEVTSHVIFRYSILTNSWSSGMRMNAPRCLFGSASLKEIAILAGGCDSQGNILSSAELYNSETQSWEMLPSMNKPRKMCSGVFMDEKFYVIGGIGGSDPRVLTCGEEYDLKARTWTEIPNMSPGRSGAARENDVPAGEAPPLVAVVNNELYAADYADMEVRKYDKERRVWLTVGRLPERAASMNGWGLAFRACGDRLIVIGGPRALGEGFIEINAWAPGDGPPHWNLLARKQSGHFVYNCAVMGC, encoded by the coding sequence ATGTTGGAGGATCGGTCCTGCTTGCTTTCGAGGGTGTTTCCGAGCTTTTGCCAGCCTGAAAGCGAGTGGCCTTATATGACTTACCGCCGGCTCGAAGATATTGCCAACGGAAAGCGTCCATTGGGGTTCGACGGCAGCGAGGATGACGAAGAGCATCGAGAGAGGAAGTTGTGTAAGCTGTTGGATTGTTGTGACATGGTGGAGACTGACATGAATCAGTCTTCGTGTGAGCAATCGGACGATCAGCAGCATTCTGGGGTTCCTTCAGATTCGGATAACCTTATACATAGGATTGGTAGGGATAACTCGATCAGCTGTCTAATTCGCTGTTCTAGGTCTGATTATGGTCTCATTGCCTCTTTGAACCAGAGCTTCCGCTCGTTAGTTAGGAGTGGGGAGCTCTATAAACTGAGGAGGCAGAATGATGTCACCGAGCACTGGATTTATTTCTCTTGCGACCTACTTGAATGGGAAGCCTTTGATCCCAATTCCGGCAGGTGGATGCACTTGCCGAGGATGATTTCCAATGAATGTTTCATGTGTTCCGATAAGGAATCTTGCGCTGTGGGAACTGAGCTTCTTGTATTTGGTAAGGAGGTGACTTCCCATGTAATCTTTAGGTATAGTATTTTGACAAACTCATGGTCTTCTGGAATGAGGATGAATGCCCCGAGATGCTTGTTTGGGTCTGCCAGCCTTAAGGAGATTGCAATTTTGGCAGGTGGTTGTGACTCTCAGGGAAATATACTCAGCTCCGCAGAGCTATATAATTCTGAGACTCAGAGTTGGGAGATGCTCCCGAGCATGAATAAGCCCCGGAAGATGTGTTCTGGGGTTTTTATGGATGAAAAGTTCTATGTTATTGGTGGGATTGGGGGAAGTGATCCAAGGGTTCTTACATGCGGTGAAGAATATGATTTAAAGGCAAGAACATGGACAGAAATACCTAACATGTCTCCTGGACGGAGTGGTGCAGCCAGAGAGAATGATGTGCCTGCAGGGGAGGCACCGCCTCTGGTTGCTGTGGTAAATAATGAATTGTATGCTGCTGACTATGCTGACATGGAGGTGAGGAAATATGACAAGGAGAGAAGAGTGTGGTTGACGGTGGGGAGATTGCCTGAGCGGGCTGCCTCAATGAATGGTTGGGGTCTTGCATTCAGGGCTTGTGGAGACCGGCTTATTGTTATCGGCGGGCCAAGGGCTCTAGGCGAAGGTTTCATAGAGATCAATGCATGGGCTCCAGGTGATGGCCCTCCACACTGGAACTTACTTGCCAGGAAGCAATCGGGTCACTTTGTCTATAATTGTGCAGTGATGGGGTGCTGA
- the LOC126608573 gene encoding uncharacterized protein LOC126608573: MAIADQTPAKQQREETLTLVDDSVRQAPSKRQRDEILTLAEDSVDLKRQKPYTDILSLLDEEEVEPPEDLSSLITTLQQEISPEPLNAFPSSETLAAESALEGYASSSSGSSTPTSSNACFLKEDECERVMRHLLEASDDELGIPQREADGSYEVDGDGFKFDGLDGFSSGDGLWELEDEAANYYTLVQSELFM; the protein is encoded by the coding sequence ATGGCCATCGCCGATCAAACTCCGGCAAAACAGCAAAGGGAAGAAACCCTAACCCTCGTTGACGACAGTGTTCGTCAAGCTCCCTCTAAACGCCAAAGGGACGAAATCCTCACCCTGGCTGAGGATTCCGTAGATCTCAAGCGTCAGAAACCCTACACCGACATACTTTCTCTCCTCGACGAAGAAGAAGTAGAACCTCCGGAAGATTTGTCCTCTTTAATCACAACCCTGCAGCAAGAAATCTCACCTGAACCTCTCAACGCATTCCCCAGCTCCGAAACCCTAGCCGCCGAGTCGGCTCTAGAAGGCTATGCCTCGTCTTCCTCTGGCTCTTCCACTCCTACTTCTTCCAATGCGTGTTTTTTGAAGGAGGATGAGTGCGAGAGGGTTATGAGACATCTTCTAGAAGCTTCTGACGATGAGCTTGGGATTCCGCAGAGGGAGGCTGACGGGTCCTATGAAGTGGATGGTGATGGGTTTAAATTCGATGGTCTGGATGGGTTTTCATCTGGTGATGGGTTGTGGGAGCTTGAAGACGAAGCCGCCAACTACTATACCTTGGTGCAATCTGAACTGTTTATGTAG